From Solibacillus sp. FSL W7-1464:
GTCGCTAATTGACGCATAGAATCCATTTTTTCATTTGAAATAATAGCACTTACTACTCCAATAATTTCTGTTCCATCAAAAATTGGCTGTGCGGATGAAATATAAGCAAAACCAAATCTCTCCGGACCTTTTTCTTCTCTTAAAAAGCGCTTTGTCGTCAATGCACGCTCTGTAACGGTGCCGCGGAAATCTACCATTTTCAACCCTACATCAATTTTTAAATCTATGTACTTTCCCGGTAAATATGCGACAACTTCTTCATTGCTCCCTACAATGATACAAGCATCTTCCGGAAAAGTTGCCTGGTATAACTCCATCGTGTCTACTACTGCTTGTAGTTTTGTATGCATGCCCACCACCCCTTTGAATATATTATATAATAATATTTTAATACCACAATCTTCCGAAATGTCTATAATCTATCCTATATGATTCAACAAAAAATCGCCTTCTACAAAAGAAAGCGACTTTTTTTATTGTTCTTCCATTGCTGCGGCTGCAGTCAGCATATCATCGAAGCCTTCTTCTTCATAGACTAAATTATAGATTTTCCACAAGTCGTCTTCTGTTTTCTTTAAGTATGCTGTTCCTGATAAATCTAATGTCATTTCCAGATTAAAATCGATTTCCAGGTCAGTCATCTTGATATGAACTTTCAAATCATCAATTTTCACTGCGGCAAAACGTTTATTCAGTGAGATTAATTTACTTGAATACTCGCCGATTTTTTGAGATGAACTAGATCCAGTTGAAAAATCTGCGCCTTCCAATAGCAATTGGCTATCAAGTGAATAGGCTAAATAGTAGCCCGTTGTTGTTTCACGATAGAGCGCATCCATATCCTCCAAGTTTTCGCTTGCCATGTCTGAAGAAAACTCAAATTCTTTATCAATATAGCGATTGACTGTCGCAATAATTGAAGTTTCATCTTCTGCATTACCACTCTCTAAATGCATCGCACGGTCAATCATCAATACGGCATGAGAACGAGTTGCATAATCATCCGGTTTAAACATTTCTCCATAACCATTTACAATACCGGCTCCCGCAGTTTTCACAATCGCTTCATAAGCATAGCTATTTGGTTTTACATCATTAAATGATTTTCCTTTTTCAGGAAAATTAACTGTCCCATTAAATGCACGATAAATCATCGTCGCCATTTGACCACGTGTAATTTTATCATCCGGTTTAAATGTACCGTCTTCTTTTCCGGTAATAATGCCCTTACTGCTGGCAATATGAACAATGTCATAATACCATGCAGAAGAATTTACATCGGAGAATTCCTTTTTACTTTCGCCGTGCGTTAAGTTCATTGCATTTACTAAAATCTGCGTAAACTGTGCACGCGTAATACTGTTTTCGGGCTTTAAAAGAATGGAAATATATTCGTAAACTTCCCCATCTTCTTCATAGACTGTCGGTTCTTCATATCCGTCTATAATATTTGCATATAGGAAACGTTCCAACTGCTCATATGCGCCATGTTCATAACTTACATCATCCATGTAATACTGATCGATTGTTTTTTCTGCTGCAGACGCTGGCGTTGCAGTAATAAAACTGACTGTAAAAATTAATAAACATACTAACTGAAGTACCTTCAATCTAGTTACCCCACTTCTGCAAAATCTATAATAGCTTAATATATTACTTAAACAGAATTTATATGAATGCAAGTATACTTTGGTAATGTTTCGAAAAAAATTAATAGCCCAAATAATAGTAAAAGATGAATGCAATGGCGAAGTTTGGAATTGCCATTATAAGTGAACACCATGCAATTTTATTTCTTTGAATCCAGCTTTCTTTCGTTTCATTTGCCCAGTTTGCCCGCATTCTATCTCCATTTACAAAGGCTCCCGAGAAAAGACAAGCCACTATTAAAAAAATAAAGCCAATCCCGCTCGTAACATTGGAAATCATATGAACATCCCAAATAATAATGGCCAGTAAAATACCGGTCAAAGATAATCCAGTCCCAATTAGAAGATATTTCATATTCATTCCTCCTTCCCCTATATACACCAATATTTCAGGAAAGGTTTCAAAATAAATTAATAAAACCAGATTTTTCTTAGGCATCCTCTGGAACTAAGTAATAATCTACAATACTTAAAAATGCCTTTGCCGAATTTTTCATTGCCTGTTCATCGATATTAAATTTTGGATGGTGATGTGGGAATTTGGTACTGGGGTCATCTGTAGCTGAACCAGTATAAAAATATATTCCCGGAACTTGCTGTAAATAATAGGAAAAATCTTCACTTGCCATAATAGGAGGGATTTCAATTACACTTAAATGATTGATATTTTTGAGCAGGCTTCTCACAATTTCCGCCTCTTTATCGGTATTTACTAACGGCGGGTACCCTCTCTTATATTCCAGCTCATAAGTCGCCCCGTAAGTTACTGTGACATTGTTGAGAATATGCGTTAAAAACGTTCTGACATTATCCCTTTGCTCCTCGTTAAATGTACGGACCGTACCCGCAATTGATGCTTCTTCGGGAATTACATTTATCGCTACGCCGGAATTGAACATAGTAATTGCCGCCACTACCGGTTGGACCGGATCAACTTTTTGGCTCAACAGCATATGAATTTGATTGACTATTTGTGCGCCTATCACAATTGGATTGACTGAAGTGTGGGGAGCAGAAGAATGTCCACCTTTACCGATTATTCTAATTCTTACATAATCACTGGAAGCTGTCGCGCTCCCTTTTGGTACTGTAAAGTTCCCTAATGGAACGGAAGAAAGTACATGATTGCCGAAAATTACATCCACTCCTTCCAGCACACCTTCTTCTATCATTTGAATGGCCCCGCCCGGAAATTGTTCTTCAGCAGGTTGGAATATGAATTTAACCGTTCCATGTAATTGATCTTGATATTTGCTTAATATTTTTGCTACCCCTAACATTGTTGCCGTATGTGCATCATGACCGCATGCATGCATAACATTCGGAACTTGGGATCTGTAGGGGACGTCATTTTCCTGTTGAATCGGCAATGCATCCATATCAGCTCTTAGTGCAATGGTTGGCCCTGGATTCCCTCCTTTTAAAATACCGACTACACCTTGCCCGCCTATATTCCGTTGAACTTCAATTCCATATCCGGCTAAAATATCGCCGACCATTCTAGCCGTTTGCACCTCCTGAAATGGCAGTTCAGGATTCTCATGCAAATGTCTTCTCCAAGCAACCATTTGATCGTACACTTCCTCTACATCTTCATGCCACTCTTTAAGCACTTGAACACTTCCTCTTCTTGTTTGTTCTTATGCATCAAATTAGTATATACATTTGTTATACGAGGTGTTCGGCATAGGTATTTGTCCAATAAAAAAAGAGCTTCGGCATTAATCCGAAACTCCTTTTTATTTTATTCTTCATAATAGCCGGCAACAACCTGCCCAACTGCTTTTGCTGCTACTAAAAGAGCATCCTCATCGATATCAAATTTCGGGTGATGATTGAAGAAAGGTTTTTCCACTCCTTTTGGTGTACAGCCAATATAGAAGAAACAGGACGGAAATTTTTCCGCATAATAGGCAAAGTCTTCAGATGGCGACATTGGCGGTACTTCCTTCACCTCTTTAATGTCCGGATCATCCGCATCTATTAAATAACCCGCTACTTTCGCTGTTAGCTCCGGATCATTATATAACGGCGGATAGTCGTTTTCATACGTCAATTCGCAAGTAACACCGAATTGTTCTTCAAGACCTCTTACTAATCTTTTTACTTCCGCTTCAATCTTTTCTTTCGTTTCTAGCGTCATATAGCGAATATCGCCTTCAAGTTCCACGCTGTCTTTAATCACATTGAATGTCCCTTTACCATCGAATGAGCCGATTGTCATCACACCGATGTCAAACGGACTTAAGCGGCGGCTAATAATTGTTTGTGCAGCAGTGACAAAGTGTGCGCCGGCAACAATCGCATCGTTTGCCAAATGTGGTGAGGAACCATGTCCGCCTCGTCCTTGAATTTTCAGCTTCAAGTACGCACGGCCATTAAAGGCAAAACCTGAATTATAACCGACAAATCCTGCAGGCCCCATAGGCAGCAAGTGGATCCCGAAAACATTATCTAAATCATCGAGAAGACCTGACTCTACAATACTTTTCGCACCGCCCGGCGGAACTTCTTCAGCATGTTGGTGAATAATTTTAATTGTCCCTGCAATCTCATCTTTCAACTCGATTAAACAGTCCGCCAATACAAGTAAATAGGCAGTATGCCCGTCATGGCCACATGCGTGCATGACCCCTTCATTTACGGATTTGAACGGAACGTCGGCTTCTTCGGTAATCGGCAATGCATCAAAGTCTGCGCGAAGTCCTATATTTTTTCCCGGCTTGCCACCTTTAATCGTTACGATAATCCCGTAGCCGTTCCCTACGTTTGAATGAATCTCCACATCTTTTCCTTTATAAAAGTCGAGAATATATTGTGCAGTATTTTCTTCTTGGAACGATATTTCAGGATGCTGGTGTAAATGTCTCCGAATTTGAATGATTTCATTTTTGCGGACTTCCAGCATGTCCATTAGTTTTTGTCTCATGATTACCACTCCTAGGCATCTATTTTAAAGAAAATATGCAAGCGCCAGTACTCGACGCTTACATT
This genomic window contains:
- a CDS encoding S-layer homology domain-containing protein; the encoded protein is MKVLQLVCLLIFTVSFITATPASAAEKTIDQYYMDDVSYEHGAYEQLERFLYANIIDGYEEPTVYEEDGEVYEYISILLKPENSITRAQFTQILVNAMNLTHGESKKEFSDVNSSAWYYDIVHIASSKGIITGKEDGTFKPDDKITRGQMATMIYRAFNGTVNFPEKGKSFNDVKPNSYAYEAIVKTAGAGIVNGYGEMFKPDDYATRSHAVLMIDRAMHLESGNAEDETSIIATVNRYIDKEFEFSSDMASENLEDMDALYRETTTGYYLAYSLDSQLLLEGADFSTGSSSSQKIGEYSSKLISLNKRFAAVKIDDLKVHIKMTDLEIDFNLEMTLDLSGTAYLKKTEDDLWKIYNLVYEEEGFDDMLTAAAAMEEQ
- a CDS encoding DUF5316 domain-containing protein, with the protein product MKYLLIGTGLSLTGILLAIIIWDVHMISNVTSGIGFIFLIVACLFSGAFVNGDRMRANWANETKESWIQRNKIAWCSLIMAIPNFAIAFIFYYYLGY
- a CDS encoding M20 metallopeptidase family protein: MLKEWHEDVEEVYDQMVAWRRHLHENPELPFQEVQTARMVGDILAGYGIEVQRNIGGQGVVGILKGGNPGPTIALRADMDALPIQQENDVPYRSQVPNVMHACGHDAHTATMLGVAKILSKYQDQLHGTVKFIFQPAEEQFPGGAIQMIEEGVLEGVDVIFGNHVLSSVPLGNFTVPKGSATASSDYVRIRIIGKGGHSSAPHTSVNPIVIGAQIVNQIHMLLSQKVDPVQPVVAAITMFNSGVAINVIPEEASIAGTVRTFNEEQRDNVRTFLTHILNNVTVTYGATYELEYKRGYPPLVNTDKEAEIVRSLLKNINHLSVIEIPPIMASEDFSYYLQQVPGIYFYTGSATDDPSTKFPHHHPKFNIDEQAMKNSAKAFLSIVDYYLVPEDA
- a CDS encoding amidohydrolase, with translation MRQKLMDMLEVRKNEIIQIRRHLHQHPEISFQEENTAQYILDFYKGKDVEIHSNVGNGYGIIVTIKGGKPGKNIGLRADFDALPITEEADVPFKSVNEGVMHACGHDGHTAYLLVLADCLIELKDEIAGTIKIIHQHAEEVPPGGAKSIVESGLLDDLDNVFGIHLLPMGPAGFVGYNSGFAFNGRAYLKLKIQGRGGHGSSPHLANDAIVAGAHFVTAAQTIISRRLSPFDIGVMTIGSFDGKGTFNVIKDSVELEGDIRYMTLETKEKIEAEVKRLVRGLEEQFGVTCELTYENDYPPLYNDPELTAKVAGYLIDADDPDIKEVKEVPPMSPSEDFAYYAEKFPSCFFYIGCTPKGVEKPFFNHHPKFDIDEDALLVAAKAVGQVVAGYYEE